GACCCTTCGCTTCACGGTCCGGGACACCGGCATCGGCATCCCGCCCGAGAACCTGGGCTCGATCTTCGAGAGCTTCTCCCAAGCGACGCGCTCCACCCACGCCAAGTACGGCGGGACCGGGCTTGGGCTGTCGATCGCCAAGCACCTGGTGGAGCTCATGGGGGGCGAGATCCGGGTCGAGAGCGAGCCGGCGAAGGGGAGCTGCTTCTCCTTCACCGCCGAGCTCGGCATCGCGGAAGGGGCGAGGCCCGCGGTCGAGGGCGGTGGGACGGCAGCGAGCCCTCCTGGCGTGCGCCCTCTGCGCATCCTCCTCGCCGAGGACAACCCGGTCAACCAGCTCGTCGCCCGCGGCCTCCTCGAGGCCCAGGGCCACCGCGTCACGGTGGCGTCCACGGGCGCCGAGGCCCTCGAAGCGCTGGCCCGCGAGCCCTTCGACCTGGTGCTCATGGACGTCCAGATGCCCGAGATGGACGGGCCGGAGGCGACCCGCCGCATCCGGAGCGGAGTCGTCCCCGGGCTTTCCCCGGACGTGCCCATCGTCGCGCTCACCGCCCACGCCCTGGAAGGCGACCGGGAGCGCTTCCTAGCGGCCGGGATGGACGACTACCTCGGCAAGCCCTTCACCGCGGAGAACCTCTCCGCCACCGTGGCCCGATGGGCCCAGGGACGGGCGTAGGCCCGAGCGGGCACCGCGAGACGGCCAGGACCCCGGAGAGGTCGGAGCCGCACGTGGCGGGAGGGAAGCGACGGATTCGGAAGCCGGGTGCGGGAGCGAACGGGCAAGGACGGCGCGGAAGGCCCCGTCTTCGGGGGGCGGGCGCTGCCCCTACGGCGGGAGCTTGCGGGCGGCCACCCGCTGGAGGACGGCGCCGAGCTCCGGGAACTCCAGGGGCTTGGAGAGGTAGTCGTCCATGCCGGCCGCGAGAAAGCGCTCCCGGTCCCCGTGGATGGCGTGCGCCGTGAGGGCGACCACGGGGGTGCGGCCGCCCCGGGTGGCCTCCAGCTCGCGCAGGCGGCGCACGGCCTCGACGCCGTCCAACCGAGGCATCCGCACGTCCATCAGCACCACGTCGAAGGCTTCGCGATCCAAGGTGGCCAGGGCTTCCCGGCCGTCGCCGACGGCGGTCACCCGGTGCCCCATCTTCTCCAGATACGCCTTTGCCACCGCCCGGCTCACCGCGTCGTCCTCGGCCAGGAGCACGTGCAGGCCCGCGGCGGGCGCCGCCGGTTTCGGTCGGTGCAAGTCAGGCCGGGGCGCCTCGGGCGGGTCGAAGGCCGCGGTGAAGGCCAAGGTACTGCCTTCGCCGGGGCAGCTCTCCACCCCGATCTCCCCGCCCATGAGCGCCACGAGCTGCTTGGCGATGGCGAGCCCGAGGCCCGTGCCCCCGTACTGGGCGTGGGCGCTGTGGGCCTGGGAGAAGCTCTCGAAGATGGTGCCCAGGTGCTCCGGGCCGATGCCGATGCCGGTGTCGCGCACAGCGAAGCACAGGCGCGGTCCCTTGCCGTCCCGGGCGGGCTCGGCCAGGGAGACCGAGAGCTCGACCTCGCCCCGCTCGGTGAACTTCACGGCGTTGCCCAGGAGGTTGGTCAGCACCTGGCGCAGCCGGCCCCGGTCGCCGCGGACGCGGTCCGGCACCCCCTCATCGACGCGCTCGCGCAGGGTGAGGCACTTGTCGCCGACCGCCTTGTGGAAGGTGGCCAGGAGCGAGCCCAGCTCCTCGCGCAGGCAGAAGTCCGCGGGGCGCAGGGTCACCTTTCCCGACTCCACCTTGGCCAGGTCCAGAATGTCGTTGATCAGGGCGAGGAGCTGCCGGGCGCAGTCCTGGACCACCCCCAGAT
The genomic region above belongs to Thermodesulfobacteriota bacterium and contains:
- a CDS encoding ATP-binding protein — its product is MNGILGMTELALMEDPPPRVREYLGVVQDCARQLLALINDILDLAKVESGKVTLRPADFCLREELGSLLATFHKAVGDKCLTLRERVDEGVPDRVRGDRGRLRQVLTNLLGNAVKFTERGEVELSVSLAEPARDGKGPRLCFAVRDTGIGIGPEHLGTIFESFSQAHSAHAQYGGTGLGLAIAKQLVALMGGEIGVESCPGEGSTLAFTAAFDPPEAPRPDLHRPKPAAPAAGLHVLLAEDDAVSRAVAKAYLEKMGHRVTAVGDGREALATLDREAFDVVLMDVRMPRLDGVEAVRRLRELEATRGGRTPVVALTAHAIHGDRERFLAAGMDDYLSKPLEFPELGAVLQRVAARKLPP